TCCCGCAAGCACGGTAGGCATGGCGAAAGAGACCCCCACGATCGCTTCCACGGACGGCCGGTCGGCCGCACGGACCACCCTAGATGATTGGTCTACACCAATCCAACCGTGCGGCGCGCCGGGATCGCCGGGCCGCGCGCGCACCGCTCTGCGAGAATCGCGTCATGCTCGAGTTCCTGCCGGTCAGCCCCGAACGCGGGGGCGATCTGGAGCGCTTCTCCTCCCGGCACGGGAAGTTCCGCTACTGCTCCTGCATGCGGTGGCGGATGACCAGTGCCGAGTTCAAGGCCTCGGACAAGGAGGCCAGGGTCGCCGCGCTCGCGGCCCTGGCCGAGGACGGCGAGCCCGTCGGCGTGCTGGCCTACGACGACGGGGAGCCGGTCGGGTGGTGCGCGGTCGCACCGCGCGAGGGGTTCCGGGGACTGGAGCGCTACCGCGCGCTGGCGAGAGTCGACGAGACGCCGGTCTGGTCCGTGGTCTGCCTCTTCGTGGACGCCTCCGCACGTCGTCAGGGCCTGACCACGGGGCTGCTGCGGGCCGCCGCGCGCTACGCGGTCGCGGCGGGAGCCGGGGTCGTCGAGGGCTACCCCGTCGAGCCCGACGCCCGGCTCTACACGTACATGGGCTCACCGGCCGCGTTCGCCGCTGCCGGGTTCCACGACGTCACGCCGCCCGGGCGGGAGCGCCGGGTCTTCCGCTACGTCCCCTGAGCGATGGCGGCGTGTCGGTCGATGCGGTTCAGGCGGCCAGCGGGCGATCCGTGGCGGTGACCGGTGCGGGCAGGGTCGTCGCCCCGGTCAGGTAGCGGTCCACGGCGGCCGCGGCGGCGCGGCCCTCCGCGACGGCCCAGACGATCAGGGACTGCCCGCGACCCGCGTCACCCGCCACGAAGACGCCGGGCGCACCGCCGGCGAAGTCCGCGGCGCGGGCGAAGGCGCCGCTCGGTGCGAGCCCCAGGCCGAGCTGCTCGGCCAGACCGCTGTCCGGCTCAGGTCCGGTGAAGCCGAGGGCGAGCAGCACCAGGTCGGCACGGACCTCGTACTCCGTGCCCGGCAGGGGACGCCGGGTGCCGGGTTCGGCCTCCATCAGCTCCAGGCAGCGCACCCGGCCCCGGTCGTCGCCCTCGAAGCGCACGGTCGCCGCGGCGAAGACCCGCACGTCGCGCTCGAACTCCGGCACCTGCCGCAGTCGCTCGGGCGCGCCGCCGGCGATCCCACCGTCGGCCACCAGCTCGCGTCCCTCCTCGTGGGCCGGCGAGACGCGGTGGATGCGCGGGTGGACCGGCCAGGGCTCGGCGTCGGTGCGGTCGGGGCCGGGCAGCGGTTTGATGTCCATCTGCACCACCGAGGCCGCCCCCTGCCGCAGCACCGTGCCCAGACAGTCGGCGCCGGTGTCGCCACCGCCGACGATCGCGACGTGCCGCCCCTCGGCGCTCACCGCCGGGGCCGGGAGGTCGTCGCCTTGCTGGACCCGGTTGGCCTGGGTCAGGTACTCCATCGCCTGATGGATGCCGGCCAGCTCGCGCCCCGGCACCGGCAGCTCGCGCGGCAGGGTCGCGCCGACCGCGACGACCAGGGCGTCGTGGCGGCGCAGCAGGTCCCCCGCGTCGACCTGCCGGCCGACGGCCACGCCCGTCCGGAAGACGGTGCCCTCGGCGCGCAGCTGGGCCAGGCGCCGGTCCAGCAGCTGCTTCTCCATCTTGAAGCTGGGGATCCCGTAGCGGAGCAGGCCGCCGGGGCGGTCGTCGCGCTCGTAGACGGCGACCTGGTGACCGGCCCTGGTCAGCTGCTGGGCGGCGGCGAGCCCGGCCGGCCCCGAGCCCACCACGCCGACGCTGAAGCCGCTCAGCCGCGCGGGCGGCAGCGGGCGGATCCAGCCGTTCTCCCAGGCGCGTTCGACGATCGCCAGCTCGATGTTCTTGATCGTCACGGGGTCCGCGTCGATCGACAGCACGCAGCCGCTCTCGCACGGGGCCGGGCACAGGAAGCCGGTGAACTCGGGGAAGTTGTTCGTGGCGTGCAGCAGCTCGCTCGCCGCGGCCCAGTCGCCGAGCGCGACCCTGGCGTTCCAGTCCGGGATGAGGTTCCCCAGCGGACAGGCATGGTGGCAGAACGGGATGCCGCAGTCCATGCAGCGGCCGGCCTGCGGTTCGACGATCGGCAGCAGCGCGCCGGGCCGGTGCACCTCCCGCCAGTCCCCCAGGCGCTCGGCGACGGAGCGCAGCGGCCAGCTGCGGCGCGGGGTGGTGAGAAAGCCCCATGGGTCGGCCATGGCGGGCTCCGTCGGATCGTCCGGGGGTTCGGTGGGGTCGGCTCGGGCCGTTGCCCCTGCGTCCACCATCCGCGCAGGCCACAGGGGTGTCAAACGCGCCACGCCGCGGCGCCGCGGACGGGCGGTGCAGCACGGACGGGGGCGCGACCGGCCTGTCGGGGCGGGGCGACTGCTCCGGTGGGGTGGACCGGGCGGCGACGCGCGGGTGGGCGGCGGGCCGGCGGCTGCGCCCGTGTTGACCTGGAGCCATGCGCTTCTTGACGACTTCGGTGCTCGCGCTCGGACTCGCGGTCGGGTTGGGCCTGGCCGCCCCGGCGGGTGGCGCGGGGCGGCAGGTCGACGCCACCGCGACGCGACCGCTTCCGCTCGCCGGGCGGACCGTGGTGCTGGACCCCGGCCACAACCCGGGCAACGCCGGCCACCGGGCGGAGATCAACGCGTTCGTCGACGTCGGCAACGGCCGCAAGCCGTGCAACACGACCGGCACCGCGACCGCCGACGGCTACCGCGAGGCCGATTTCACCCTGGACCTGGCCAGGCGGGTGCGGACGCTGCTGCTCGCCGAGGGGGCGCGCGTCGTGCTCACCCACGACGGCGACCGGCCGTGGGGCCCGTGCGTGACCGAGCGGGCCGCCATCGGCAACCGGGCCGGCGCCGACGCCCTGGTCGCGCTGCACGCCGACGGCGCGGCGGCGGCCGGGTACGGCTTCCACGTGATCCTTCCCGCCCTGGTCGTCGCGGGCGCGGCCGACACCCGGCCGATCGTGGGGCCCTCGCGCCGTCTCGGGCTGGCCCTGCGCGCCTCCTTCGCGGCGGCGACCGGTGAGCCGTACGCCACCTACCTCGGCGGCGGCAGCGGCCTGATGGTCAGGTCCGACCTGGGCGGTCTCAACCTGTCGAAGGTGCCCGCGGTCTTCGTCGAGTGCGGCAACATGCACAACACCGCCGACGCGGCCCGCCTCTCCGCCGCCGTCTGGCGCGAGGACGCGGCGCACGGCGTGGCGCTCGGCATCACCGCCTTCCTGACCGCAGGGACATGACGCGCCCGGCCGGGCCGCCACGCGGCGGCCCGGCCCCGGATCGTGGAGACTGGACCCATGCGTTCGGCACGGTCACCCCGGCGCCGCGCCGCAGCGGCGGCAGCGGCCGTGGTCGCGGGCGCGCTGATGGCCGTGGGCGGATGCTCCTCCGGCGGCAGCGCCGAGCCCTCGGCCGTGAGCAGCGCACTCAACGTGCAGCCGGGCAGCACGGCCGGAACGGGCGGTCCGGCGGGAACGGGCGGAACCGCAGGCGGCCTGCCGCGGCCCGCCCACGTGGTGGTCGTGGTCGAGGAGAACCACTCCTACGCCGACATCATCGGCAGCGGCGACGCGCCCTACCTCAACGAGCTGGCCCACAGCGGCGCGTCCTTCACCGCCTCGTACGCGGTCACGCACCCCAGCCAGCCGAACTACCTGGCGCTCTTCTCCGGTTCGACGCAGGGCATCACCGACGACTCCTGCCCGCACACCTTCACCGGGCCCTCGCTCGCCTCCGAACTCGTGGCGGCCGGG
This genomic interval from Streptacidiphilus rugosus AM-16 contains the following:
- a CDS encoding GNAT family N-acetyltransferase, yielding MLEFLPVSPERGGDLERFSSRHGKFRYCSCMRWRMTSAEFKASDKEARVAALAALAEDGEPVGVLAYDDGEPVGWCAVAPREGFRGLERYRALARVDETPVWSVVCLFVDASARRQGLTTGLLRAAARYAVAAGAGVVEGYPVEPDARLYTYMGSPAAFAAAGFHDVTPPGRERRVFRYVP
- a CDS encoding N-acetylmuramoyl-L-alanine amidase codes for the protein MRFLTTSVLALGLAVGLGLAAPAGGAGRQVDATATRPLPLAGRTVVLDPGHNPGNAGHRAEINAFVDVGNGRKPCNTTGTATADGYREADFTLDLARRVRTLLLAEGARVVLTHDGDRPWGPCVTERAAIGNRAGADALVALHADGAAAAGYGFHVILPALVVAGAADTRPIVGPSRRLGLALRASFAAATGEPYATYLGGGSGLMVRSDLGGLNLSKVPAVFVECGNMHNTADAARLSAAVWREDAAHGVALGITAFLTAGT
- a CDS encoding glutamate synthase subunit beta gives rise to the protein MADPWGFLTTPRRSWPLRSVAERLGDWREVHRPGALLPIVEPQAGRCMDCGIPFCHHACPLGNLIPDWNARVALGDWAAASELLHATNNFPEFTGFLCPAPCESGCVLSIDADPVTIKNIELAIVERAWENGWIRPLPPARLSGFSVGVVGSGPAGLAAAQQLTRAGHQVAVYERDDRPGGLLRYGIPSFKMEKQLLDRRLAQLRAEGTVFRTGVAVGRQVDAGDLLRRHDALVVAVGATLPRELPVPGRELAGIHQAMEYLTQANRVQQGDDLPAPAVSAEGRHVAIVGGGDTGADCLGTVLRQGAASVVQMDIKPLPGPDRTDAEPWPVHPRIHRVSPAHEEGRELVADGGIAGGAPERLRQVPEFERDVRVFAAATVRFEGDDRGRVRCLELMEAEPGTRRPLPGTEYEVRADLVLLALGFTGPEPDSGLAEQLGLGLAPSGAFARAADFAGGAPGVFVAGDAGRGQSLIVWAVAEGRAAAAAVDRYLTGATTLPAPVTATDRPLAA